Below is a genomic region from Vibrio nitrifigilis.
ATCAAAAATCATATGCAATACTCATTACCGCTCTGCTAACCAGTTGTGCTTCTGTTTCACCTAAATATCTTAATAGTAAAATGGAATCTCCTACTGAAGGTTCCCATGCTGTTAGCATTCATAGAGATAAACACTTTGGAATAGATCTATCTATTTTTTCCGAAGCTGATGCTGACGTATGGAAAATGGATAAATTGAAAGTGTATGAATGCTCGCACTAATTCAGAAAGAAGCTGATATCTGTTAGCTATTTTTGTTACGATATTGAGTGTTAACGACCAACTTCACACTTTCTACAACTTTTATCAACCGATAATATACAGTAAGCGCCCCATGAACACACGGGGCGTTTTAGTGTGAGAAGTTCCACGGAAGAAGTGAGTTGATGTCAGGCTCTGCTTTCGCCAGCTCTTTCATGCACTTGACCATGTAATCGTAGAGAATGAGTCCATTGGCTTTAGCCGTCTCTATGATGCTATAGAGTAATGCACTGGCATCAGCACCTTTTGATGTGTTGGCGAAGAGCCAGTTCTTTCGGCCAATGACCATCGATTTTATCGCACGCTCTGCTCGATTGTTGTCGATGAATAAGTGCCCATCATCCACATAACGCACCAACTTTGGCCATTGACCCAAGGTGTATTTAATCGCTTTACCCAGTAGGCTAGATTCGAACACTTTCTGTGTCGTGAGCCATTGATACAGGTCGTCCAATATCGGTTTGGCGTGTGATTGTCTTTCTGACCAACGCTCTTCGGCTGACGAAGGTTTTAAGCGAGCTTCGAGCGCATAGAGTTTTTGGATTTTCGCCAGTGCGATATCCACTTTCCCAGTCTTGCCTTTTCCCTAGAGCTTTTTTGCTTCCATGAACTTACGGCGAGCATGAGCGAAGCAACCGACGTTTGTCACTTGAGTGAGACCATCGTACGCCGCATAACCATCGGTTTGCAGGTAACCCGAGTAATCTCCCAAGAAGTCCATTGGGCACGCTCTCGCGCGACTGTTTTGATAGTCGTACAAGACGATGTTTTTCATATCCGGTAAACAAGCTTGCGGAGAGTCAGCTCCTGAGCAGTAAAGCCACATGTAACTGCGCTTCTCTTCTTGTAGAACATTTAATGGGGTTTCATCGGCATGCACCACCACTTGCTCAAGTAAGTGCGTTTTTAAGGCTTGGTACAAGGGTTGGAACTTCTCGCTCACTTGGATAACCCAGCGAGCCATGGTGGTTCTTGATAAGTCGATGCCCGATTGTGTGAACAAGGTTTCTTGTCGATACAGCGGCAAAGCGTACTGGTATTTACCTAAGATGATATTGGCCAGCAAGCTTTCTGTGGCGAAGCTTTTCGGGATAATGCTCTCTGGCGCTGGCTGTTGGTGAACAGGGTTAGTCTCACCGTGTTGCTCACAATGATGGCACGCGTATTTAGGACGAACGTATTCGATAACTTTGAGAACGGCAGGCGTGAACTCCAGTTTCTCGCTACGGTCTTCCCCGATTTGATGCAGAGAGTGTTGACAGCAAGGACACTGTTTATCGTGCTCGTCCAGATCAAGAACCACGGTTTCGCGAGGTAAGTCTTTAGGTAATGGCTTGCGTTTACCTCGGCGCTTTGTTGTGGTCGTCGTGGTCACCACTTATTCGTCGACTTTCTCCGCTTCGCATTCCACTTCATTAAAGAAGTCGCCCTGAGCTTCGTTATACGGTTTTAACGCTTCAGAGCGTTTGGCGAACTGACGGTCAAGTGCCAGTTTGAACTGCTCAATTAAGGATTGGCGCTCTTGTTGCCACTGTGATTCTTTTTGCTGCCAAGCTTCTTGCTCAGACATCAACGCCTTCACCATCGCTTGAAGTTCCGCGATGTTTTGGCTGTCTGGATTGATGTCGGGGGTCGTCTTTTTCATGGTCGTTATTGTACTTAATACCGATAAAAAAGGCTTGGTTTATCTGACTTTTATTGCCATTAACCCATTGTAAAACTGTCGATTTTTATCGCTTTATGGCCGATTATTGTGAAGCCAGAAAGCAGCCTGTCGAGGTCAAATTGCGTTAAGGTAAACACCGTATTTTTCTCTTGCGTGGGCCACTTAAACTTAGCTTTTTCGAGGCGTTTATACCAGAGCGCATAACCCGTTTGGTCCCAATACAACGCTTTGATTTTATCGCGTTGTTTATTGGTGAAGAGGAACAATGCCCCTGAGCCTAGCTCGAGGTCGGTTTCGGATTCAATCAACAGCGCCAGACCATTGATAGACTTTCTGAAATCGACAAACTCGCGGTATAAATACACCACTGGCGCGGTCATCATGCGTTTCATGACAAGGCTCCAATCAATTCTGCAAGATAGTGTGTCGGCGTGCCTTGAGGAATACTCAATTCGACGTTATTTGCTATCAAAGTCATGTTCGCCAACGACGTCTGGGTCACCTTGAGGCACGTAGTCTTTTCAATCATTTCGGCCTTAACGAAACCACTCTGATTCGCGGAATAGTTAACACTCAGCTTTTGCCGCTTGGCGTAAAACGTCGATACGCTAATGTCGTGCTTTTGGCAAAAAGCGTGTTGTGTGAGTGAACTGGCTTGGCATTGCTCAATCAGAGAAAGCCATTCTTGGTCGGTGCGTCGTTTGTACATATCACATCTCCTTTGGATTGGAGATGTGATCATAGAGTGGGCAACGGGTGATTAGAATGTGGTGTTTGTGGTGCGCTTACGTTTGTTCAGCTAATAAGTCAAATTAAGCCGACCCAATTACGCGGTGTTTGCCTTTATGCTTTTTAGCGTAAAAGTATACCTTCGACTATTGGTCGGTTGATTTCCGGCATTATGTTAATTGATGAACATCGAGGATGTTCACGACGACACACTCTATCATCGATGTTTAACAACCATATTGTAATTAGTTTTTGAAAAGTTTTTTCAAAAAAACTCAGGCAGGGGCAATATCAAACTTCAACGTAGAAATGCGTGGATATATACGATGAAAAACAGTAGATCTAGTTTATTGAGCTTGGGTGTCAGTTTCTTAACCGCCGCCTAGGGCTTTAAATAAGTTAACCTGCTGTATCCGTCGGTTGGATGATAGAAACGGCGTAACTTTCACGGGCATCTAACATTGCGCGTTGGTTATTCAGCTGTTCGTTACTTTGGTGGGCTGTAAGGTTATCAACCAAACTGTAAAGGTGAGTGTTCCCGTTAAAAAATATGTAGATTTTTATTGTGTAAATTGTTGGTATGAATTCGTATTAGCTTTCTATATAGTTTTATTTTTATATTGCCATTGATTTGATCAATTATTCATTTCGTATCAACGGCCTAACTACGGAAATATATTAGGGATATCATGAAAAAATTGTCACTAGCCATTGCACTTGGCTTGTTAAGTAGCGGTTGTGTCACTACGCCTCAAAGTTCGGATTCAGCACAAACCATTAGCCCTAAAGTGCTCATCGTGACTATGTTTGGCAGTGAAGCTAAACCTTGGTTAGAAACGAATACATTCACGCATAGCTATCATATCGCTGGTCTGAGCGCCGAATACCCAGAACTAAAATGTAATGGCAAGGGTATCTGTCTTGTCACCACCGCGATGGGATATGCCAATGCAGCAAGTACAATGAGTGCCGTTGCTCTAAGCCCACAATTAAATCTACGCGACACTTACTTTATTATTTCTGGGATCGGTGGTGTGGATCCAAATGACGGAACGCTTGGCTCAGCGAATTGGGCACGTTATGTGATTGATGGTGGCCTCATTCATGAAATCGACTCACGTCAGATTCCGCAAGATTGGACATCAGGTTTGCTGGCTTTAGGTGCCACTAAGCCTAGCGAAAAAGCTAAATGGAGCGCAGGGACTGAAGTCTATAAACTTAACGACGCGTTGGTGAACAAAGCCTACAAATTAACTGCGAATGTTGCTTTGAGTGATGGGGAACAAGCACAAAAATATCGACAGCAGTACAAGGCGGGCACTCCTGGAGCCCAGACGCCAAAAGTGTCTATCTGCGATACTCTTTCTAGTGATACCTATTGGCACGGTTCGGACATAGCTAAGTCAATGCAGGCATATACCACGATGGTTACTAACGGCAAAGCAAACTACTGCACGACGCAGATGGAAGATAATGCCAGCCTAACCGCTCTAAAACGGGGGGCCGAGGCTGGGAAGCTGGATTTCAACCGAATATTAGTGATGCGTACCGGTTCTAACTTTGATCGAGAAGC
It encodes:
- the tnpB gene encoding IS66 family insertion sequence element accessory protein TnpB (TnpB, as the term is used for proteins encoded by IS66 family insertion elements, is considered an accessory protein, since TnpC, encoded by a neighboring gene, is a DDE family transposase.), which translates into the protein MKRMMTAPVVYLYREFVDFRKSINGLALLIESETDLELGSGALFLFTNKQRDKIKALYWDQTGYALWYKRLEKAKFKWPTQEKNTVFTLTQFDLDRLLSGFTIIGHKAIKIDSFTMG
- the tnpA gene encoding IS66 family insertion sequence element accessory protein TnpA: MYKRRTDQEWLSLIEQCQASSLTQHAFCQKHDISVSTFYAKRQKLSVNYSANQSGFVKAEMIEKTTCLKVTQTSLANMTLIANNVELSIPQGTPTHYLAELIGALS
- a CDS encoding purine-nucleoside phosphorylase, whose product is MKKLSLAIALGLLSSGCVTTPQSSDSAQTISPKVLIVTMFGSEAKPWLETNTFTHSYHIAGLSAEYPELKCNGKGICLVTTAMGYANAASTMSAVALSPQLNLRDTYFIISGIGGVDPNDGTLGSANWARYVIDGGLIHEIDSRQIPQDWTSGLLALGATKPSEKAKWSAGTEVYKLNDALVNKAYKLTANVALSDGEQAQKYRQQYKAGTPGAQTPKVSICDTLSSDTYWHGSDIAKSMQAYTTMVTNGKANYCTTQMEDNASLTALKRGAEAGKLDFNRILVMRTGSNFDREAPNQTPIESLSAKSGGYMPAVINAYRVSNTLAQKIVTDWPHWENGVK